The window GAAGTCAAACTCGAGTTTAGGTTATGTTACTTATGTCATCGGTTTTTCAATCaccttttctgtgctgtttgcATACAGtctaggcaaagagacatttcaggtatcattttttttgtaaagatttttttggctgtatgaagtcatttatttcatgaaatatttatcttttgagggttattttactggttatgtgttagaaaaattctaagtttctgttatgtaaactaccagcaatAAGGCTTGGGAATCACTTTCAATTTTGCTCCCTGAACCCTCTACAGGACACTGCCCCTGAACCCCGCTGGGGGCCTAGCCGGCCTCCTGGAACTCCggccaatacttcctactttttttctggaggGGAATGACTCGTGAATAGTGACTCGGGAACTATAGGTGCTAGAAGTTTGATCAAGAACTGAGTAACACACTATCTTTATTAATTCTTCCTGTTATCCCCTGTAGAGATGATATAACATTTCATATATTCATCTTTTTACCTGCAGCGTGAAGctaaaacattttgaaaaattccAAGATACCACACAAGCTCTTGCAGGTATGGCACTCGTGATCCATTTTTATCCAAAAGTACTCAATTGCAATGTGTGTATGAGTATGAAGTGTCAATTTGAATTAAGTTGTGATCCCTAAAGTTTAAGGTCTCAATTCTAAATGTCCCCACTGGGAATGAAGCAAAACTCGGATGCAACCGGCCAACCATCGAGCCTTTGATTGTAATAATGGCCTGAGTCATGGTAATTCTCCAGAAAGAAGGAAATGGCTGTCATAAGATCCAAACCCACAtgatgacctgcatgtgtttatgCAACGACAGTATTGAGCAACTACGTAGGGAGTTCAATGGGTGGAGGAGTTGCTTGATCATTGTTGATGTGAGGGTTACGCCATAATTGGCCTTCACGAGCCTGTAGATTGTGTTTGAAAGAACCATAGCAGTTCAAGGGGTTAAGGTGCTAGAAAACATTCCTTTGGAGTATGGGGGATATTGAATTGGGATATACTTAATAATAGATGGAATTGGAGAAATAGGAATAAAATTGAGGAGACCAAGCAAGTTTGCAACTGAAAAGTGAGAGCAAGAGGTCAATTATTCTGTCTATATtctgaataaaaaataaaaaaaagtttattgCGCATGTGATTTTCATGGCAATTCTTTAATCATAACTTCCTTTCTTTTAGCTGCTACTGCCCTGGTGGAAGGCAAGCTTGGTAAAAGCTTAAAGAAAGTGCTGAAGAAGATTGTTGCAAAGGAAGCTCATGAGCAGCTGGCTGTTGCAGATGCCAAGCTTGGGGGTGTCATCAAAGTATGGAAGCTCTAACTTTCTGTTTCAGTTTTATAACATGTTAAAGCTAGCAAGTGTAATGAACAAACTCAGAAAATAACTATATTTTCCTCTCCTCTTGGAGTTGGATGAGTGCTGCCTTCTATTCATTGATACCCAAGTATGGAAACGGTTGAAATACAAACTCCAAATTGGTCATCTGAAGTTGGATAGTTCACATTCATTGTCAACGGAGCATTGAGCAGATCCTCTGAAAACTTAGAGAAAAGCCGAAGCATGTGTGCAAGGACAAATTGATATGGTTTTCAATGTTTGTAATTTTGCTTCAGATGCACTGTCTGCAGACATTAAATGGCATAATTTGTGTTTATTCGATGCATTTCTTTGATGTggttgtttgatttttttttctcaagcCGTTATTGACCCTGTAGTTGTTTTCTGTTCTCACATTTTCTCAAAGGCTGGTTTGTGGACTTGGTTTCAagccaaagtgggataacagaactagtgagaAGAAGTGATCAATtgtgtgttgggctgaagggcctgtttccatgcagtacttTCCAATTAGTTGATCAATTTAAACTTTGCTTGTCTTGTAAAGCTCACAATAGTTAATCTGTACAAATCTTCCTCCAACAGATTATCTGGAAATTATGTTTCTGGGTGTTTTATGATTTGTGCATTGTTTTAACATGGTTAGCCTAAGGTTATTACTACTTGATAACTTTATATGCTGCATACTTGTTTTTTCATTTAATTTGTATTGCCAGCACAATTGTTAACAAGTGTTCAGTGACTAAGAAAAATGAGCAACTAACTATATACTGTATAACTCAATTGCCCTTTGCATCCGGACATTGCAGCATTCAGAGTTTATTTTGATGTCATACTTCATGTATATTTCTTGTATGAAGTTGCTGCCATGAATAAATTAATGTGGGAGTTTGAGCAACATGGTGCTTGAAAGGAGAAGAGAAAAACACTTTCCTTTTTTTTTGCAGGACAAACTTAATCTGAGTTGCATTCACAATGCTACTGTTGCAGAATTGATGAGAGGAATCCGGACTCAGATGAACGGATTGATCACTGGCTTACCAGCTCGTGAGATAAGCGCCATGTCTCTTGGTCTTGCACACAGGTCTGTATGGCTTCTCTctttcaaaataaatatgttttctCCTCTGCGGTCTTTGTCCAGTGATGTCACTAGTTATGTCACCACGTAAAGATGCCTACCCCAACCAAGGAACAGCTgccacctggtcacaggtgtgACTGGAAGACCTGGAAGTCCCTCAATAGGTTTCGTACCGGGATGGGCCGATGCAAGACCAATATGAACAAATGGGGCTATGCAGATGCGGCAGACACAtaatgtgaatgtggaacatctgtacaaATCATGCTACACCTACTAAGATGCccacttcttggtgaacaatacagctgcctggaagatctagcGGTGACAAACGCAAAGGCTGTCCACTGCAAGAGCCTGGctgaacatttgaaacatagatgtTGGACACAAAAAAATAAACTAGTTAGGGGCTGTTTGTAAGAGTGGTGGATCATGCTGCACCCTATTATTTCTGAACCTTTTATTACCTGGTATAGTGAAACCTGCATTAAACATGGTAGTGTTAATACTGTGCATAGTTTATGTACTTAATATATACTACTGCAACTGATTCAAATGAAAATGTCATGTTAATGTTTGCACTTGCTATTTCATTATAGTCTATCCCGTTACAAGCTGAAGTTCAGCCCTGACAAGGTGGATACGATGATTGTCCAAGCAATCTGTAAGTTGAAGAAGCTGAATAGCATTAGCAGTACAGTATGAAGTGTTTGCATTGGTAGTACTCATACAATGTGTTTTGTTCCAACTGCTGGAAACCTAATCTGATGATTTTACTAAATAAATTTAAGGAGAGTACAATTAAATGTTTCAATTCCAGGAAGCTGTTCTTGGATTTTCTCACCAAACTTCTTTTTGACTATAGCTTTACTGGATGATTTGGACAAGGAGCTGAACAATTATATCATGCGCTGTAGAGAATGGTACGGCTGGCATTTCCCCGAACTTGGAAAAACTGTCACTGATAACTTGGCATACTGCAAGTGTGTTCAGAAATTGGGTAAGTTTTTTTTTCTCGGCAACATACTCCCCGTCAAAAATTTGGATGACTAAGCTATGTGTTGGCTTTTTTGATTAATTGATGTTGGGAATTTGAGATGCAATCCTGCATTCTACTGTTTAGTATTATATTATACTCTGCACAAGCTGAGCTCCATGGCTGTTACTTGTGTTGCAGAATTCTAGTAAATGACGATACACTAAATTGTACTGCAATGTCCTATAATATTGTGAGCATCACATGTTTTAAGGTTTTGTTTTAAATAGATCATCTTACATCACCCTAGTCCATCTTCCAAGCAACCATTCCTCATCTTGTCACATGATATGGCAGTTGCTGTAGTGTTCATCTGTCACAGACAATGTTGCAAGTGATAACGGTGCAATCTTGCTTCAGGTTTACACCTGTCAACCAAATATTGGCTGCTATGTTGCCCCAGCTTTTGCCTAATCTAACTTGGGAGGAACCATGAATCAAACCTGTTATTTGCCATTTAATCTTGTGAAGATTGCTTTTCTGAAATTTTCAATGTATTTTCAGTATTGAATTGCTTATAACTCCACAGGTCACAGAACAAATACTGCCACCACAGACTTCTCAGACATTTTACCAGAGGAGGTGGAAAGTGCCGTGAAGATTGCAGCTGAAATATCAATGGGAACAGAGGTGTCTGACGAAGACATTGAACACATTATACATCTTTGTGATCAGGTCTGCATTTAATCTGTTACTTTGGTTTTGAATGTTTTTAAATTGGATCTATTCAATGAATCAAATTTTTTAGATTAGAAGAACAAAACTGATTCAGGGTAAATTTTCAAGGTGATCTTGCCATTTGCCATGGGCTGTTGGTAACTCCTTCTCGCTCCTGCAGTGGGCAAGATAATCTCTTGCGTCTGGATTCTGATCACTGGTGTGATTATCATGTGTGAAATATGATCTTAATGTATTTCATTCTTCGTAGGCAGGTCGCTAGTATCAGTCCAGCGCTGATTGCAGTGATGATGATGACTTTGTCACTCTACCTGATTTAAAAGCTGAGGGATTTTAGTCACTACCTCATCTGAGACTTTCAGTGCTGGATTAATAGGTCAGCCATAAAAGCATGCCCATGTCAGTGCCAAAGGCAGCCTACATTGATGCAAGTGTAGTACAAAATAGTTTGAGATTTGGATGGCCAATGTCTCCAAACTCTGCCTCTTTTTTTCAAACCACTATTTCCTAACACATTAACTCCACAGGACACCACTTGGATGGTTGAGTGCCTCAACAACATTCGCAGCTTGACACCACCCTGAGAAAAACAGCCTGCTTGATTGGCATGGCACTGCAGTGTCCTTTTAAATTTATTTCAGAAAGGATTCTTATTGCTGAGATTATCAATCATACTTATCCTGTCCCTCAAGGTAGTGCAGATCTCAGAATACCGCACCCAACTCTATGACTACTTGAAAAACAGAATGATGGCCATAGCTCCCAATTTGACTGTGATGGTTGGAGAACTGGTTGGAGCCAGACTAATCGCACATGCTGGTGAGTAGTTGCCACAGATGCTTAaatgttactagactaagtgggacccgttgggtccctgtcacacaggaggcttggtcccccaacgcaatattccaccactcacccatagcccccaactgcacaggcgcatctcatttccccttatccttagcactctctccccctcctcttcaccctccctcttctttcccttctcctcctaccctccccaaatctctcccccacctttcccctaccctcagccactccctcccttcataattcctctcccctccctaccccccttctatccctcccctcctctcactctATTTCCCCCacgccctcctcacctccttcctcttcttttccctctcctcctaccctcccccaatccctcccttacctctcccCTACActcaatcactccctccctccataactcctctccctctatttcctctcacccccactctccctccccaggatctcgatggTGCTGCTCCGCTCCCTTCTTGCGTACCCCGGAGCAACATCAGCCGTCGacgccctcagagccaggcctcaGATTGGCCTGGtagcaccagcagctacggccgCACCGGCGCGGGTGTTGgatgtgggggtagggggagagcttggagaaaagacgggaagagccatggggaagagggggggtatcacgggggagggtgggcagcagccagcgagggggaccagaggggaaggggctggagttgCGGAGGCTTtgcatttgggactcacagcgggcgctcgacgctctcctccgccgggatcagattcaccactttccgtTTGGCCACATTGCCACGCcgcttcctggtcctccaaaaacttTCGCcggcctccctcagctccagtaaaaacacggtggcgcaggaaggggcggaccgtcccgcggagtgacagggagaagagactaatccgcgcggcgctgactggcaagagagatcaatctgcgcacgcacgttttttacgatttttaaacctcgctaacttttatattacatcaccgatcggaacgaaactcggtgcgcttgcagcacaggagaacggtgagcgagctggcgaaaaatcatagctcaaaccggaagagcacaagatcagagctttagttatgtatagatgtgaATTTTGAAAGGTTCTGCTTGCAAAATAAGGTCCAACACAATGCAATGCCTACAACAGTCGAAACAATTCCTGCCTGTTGAGGTGTTGCAGGATTTGAGGTGATCTCAAAAAAGGGGAATTGAGGCGAGTGAGAAGCTAATTTTTTTATTGTTAGTTTCTAATGTAGGTTCATTTTTATAATATGTAACAAATTAATACCATTCTTGCATAATTCTTAGGCAAGTAGCCTGCAGAAttgctgaccatcgattacccattcacacgagttctatgttatcccactttcttatccactcttaACACATTGAGGGCAATTTATagagactaattaacctacagacccagaTGTCTTTGGGAgtgcccagaagaaacccacacggtacaaagagaaacacacacagacagacagactttggTTTTGAATGTTTTTAAATTGGATCTATTCAATGAATCTAATTTTTTAGATTAGAAGAACAAAACTGATTCGGGGTAAATTTTCACGGTGATCATGCCATGGGTTGATGATAACTCCTTCTCGCTCCTGCAGTGGGCAAGATAATCTCTTGCGTCTGCATTCTGATCACTGGTGTGATTATCGTGTGTGAAATATGATCTTAATGTATTTAATTCTTCGTAGGCAGGTCGCTAGTATCAGTCCAGCGCTGATAGCAGTGATGATGATGACTTTGTCACTCTACCTGATTTAAAAGCTGATGGGTTTTTAGTCACTACCTCATCTGAGACTTTCAGTGCTGGATTAATAGGTCAGCCATAAAGGCATGCCCATGTCAGTGCCAAAAGCGGCCTACATTGATGCAAGTGTAGTACCAAATAGCTTGAGATTTGGATGGCCAATGTCTCCAAACTCTGCCTCTTTTTTTCAAACCACTATTTCCTAACACATTAACTCCAcaggacacagacagacagacatcaaGAGGTTTTCATCTGGGATTTGCACTGTTTGTACCCATGGTGTTCATTGGAACTATCTTGTACGAGCTGCCTCATGTTTTGCAATCCAAACTTGAATGTCGTGGAAAATTATTATTTGCAATGATCAGCAAAGAAATCAGCTGTAACAGGCATATGATCTTGTATAGTGTTGAAGTATGTGATGGTTATCATTGATGAAAAGCTAACGTTAAGCTTTCAGGAATTTATCTTAGAATTTTTTCTTGATATGGGTAGTTTCTCTCTCCTTTATTGGCAATGATTGTTAGAGATAATTATTTTATTAGTGTGATATTAATTACTGATCACCTTTCTCCATATCTACATTGTAACGGTGTGAAATACGTGGTCATACAGTGTGCTTgtattctttttgtaggttctttgtTGAACCTAGCAAAACATCCTGCATCCACTGTGCAAATTCTGGGTGCAGAAAAGGCATTGTTCAGAGCATTAAAGACAAGAAGAGACACTCCAAAATATGGTCTTATTTATCATGCATCATTAGTGGGGCAGACCACGCCAAAGAACAAAGGCAAGGTAAGGACAGAAACATGTACAGTAAAAGTATCTAATGTTGgttatttgtgattttttttttgcttattaACGTGAAAGCTCGGTGGAAAATCAAATTTCCCTCTGGTCCACTATCACCATCAAATATTCTGTGGTCTGTTGGATTTTCCCTTTATGCTCTATTATTACCCTCTAGTACTTAAGTATGATGGTGCCTATGTATTGTAAGAGTGTTACTGACCggaatgcaaaaaaataatttcactgtaccttggtacatgtgacaataaagcaccttgTATTTCAGAGCATTACTTGTTTTTCATGTTGAGCCACCTTAGTTTGTATTAAATTTGTGCTAAATTAGAACTGGTAAGTGTTATGACCTTTTGAACCAATGCACTGAGGCTAAAGCTGGATGATGTGCAAGTCTTTTATCCATCAAGGAAAACAGACTGTCTCTTGGGAACCCTCTCGATAGATTCTCCAGACTCAGTACATTGAGTTTACATGTTCTAAACACAAAGACAGCAATAAACAATAACTACAGTTTCGATGGCTATAATTATCTACTGAGCTTTAACATTTTGAGTATAGACAAGTAACTTTGTAGAATTCCATCCTTACAATGGGAGCAGTTTGTAGCTGCCAAGACACCTCTCTGTATATTTAACACCTATGCTGGAACTAAGTAATTCATATGAATGGTCTAGAAACTTCTGAGACTAGACACCGGACACCCAAGattagtgatagaaacatagaaacatagaaattaggtgcaggagtaggccattcggcccttcgagcctgcaccgccattcaatatgatcatagctgatcatccaactcagtatcccgtacctgccttctctccataccctctgatccccttagccacaagggccacatctaactccctcttaaatatagccaatgaactggcctcgactaccctctgtggca is drawn from Amblyraja radiata isolate CabotCenter1 chromosome 7, sAmbRad1.1.pri, whole genome shotgun sequence and contains these coding sequences:
- the nop58 gene encoding nucleolar protein 58 isoform X1, which translates into the protein MLVLFETAAGYALFKVLDENKLREVDNLWREFETAEKANKFVKLKHFEKFQDTTQALAAATALVEGKLGKSLKKVLKKIVAKEAHEQLAVADAKLGGVIKDKLNLSCIHNATVAELMRGIRTQMNGLITGLPAREISAMSLGLAHSLSRYKLKFSPDKVDTMIVQAISLLDDLDKELNNYIMRCREWYGWHFPELGKTVTDNLAYCKCVQKLGHRTNTATTDFSDILPEEVESAVKIAAEISMGTEVSDEDIEHIIHLCDQVVQISEYRTQLYDYLKNRMMAIAPNLTVMVGELVGARLIAHAGSLLNLAKHPASTVQILGAEKALFRALKTRRDTPKYGLIYHASLVGQTTPKNKGKISRMLAAKASLAIRYDALGEDTNAEMGIENRAKLEIRIRHLEERGMRKISGTGKARAKSDKYQHKSEVKTYDPSGDSTLPSLSKKRKIEEVDDGEEQADMKPTKKAMLSELSETVVEEGEQPPKKKKKKKEKKQEVTVKQEEEEEEPSTSFVAETPEKKKKKKKKAKDE
- the nop58 gene encoding nucleolar protein 58 isoform X2 encodes the protein MLVLFETAAGYALFKVLDENKLREVDNLWREFETAEKANKFVKLKHFEKFQDTTQALAAATALVEGKLGKSLKKVLKKIVAKEAHEQLAVADAKLGGVIKDKLNLSCIHNATVAELMRGIRTQMNGLITGLPAREISAMSLGLAHSLSRYKLKFSPDKVDTMIVQAISLLDDLDKELNNYIMRCREWYGWHFPELGKTVTDNLAYCKCVQKLGHRTNTATTDFSDILPEEVESAVKIAAEISMGTEVSDEDIEHIIHLCDQVVQISEYRTQLYDYLKNRMMAIAPNLTVMVGELVGARLIAHAGSLLNLAKHPASTVQILGAEKALFRALKTRRDTPKYGLIYHASLVGQTTPKNKGKISRMLAAKASLAIRYDALGEDTNAEMGIENRAKLEIRIRHLEERGMRKISGTGKARAKSDKYQHKSEVKTYDPSGDSTLPSLSKKRKIEEVDDGEEQADMKPTKKAMLSELSETEEGEQPPKKKKKKKEKKQEVTVKQEEEEEEPSTSFVAETPEKKKKKKKKAKDE